In Cyclobacteriaceae bacterium, the DNA window GAAAGGGCATCGTGGCAGGATTTCCACCAACAATGACGCGCTCAAATCCTGATGGAAGAGTTTGGGCGATCGTGGAGAAATAAGATAAAACAATCACCACGAGCGTAAATAATTTTCGCATAGGTAAGATGTTTAGGTTTAACTGGGGGTTCAGTTTCTATACCTGGCATGTATACACAAAAGATGTATTTGGTATCCCCATGAATATTAAACCACCCTTTTTACGTTACAGTAATAATGGTTAAGAATCCACTCAATCAATTTGAGATTGAGGTTTTTGATGAAAAAATGAAAGTATTGAGATCAGTAATTTTTCTCCGATCTAAATAATTACTGAAGGGCATATTCTCTTTTATGAAACGGATTTCATAAAAGAGAAATAGATGTTAATGATTGGAAAGTCTATGAGGTAACCGATCAATTGTTTCAGTGATTTGTCATTCAATGATATTTGTCTCCTACTCATTCTATTTTCAGGGACTTTGTTGGGTTTACTCTTGCAGCCTTCAATGTCTGAACACCTACTGTGATCCATACCAATGCCCCTGCTCCGGCACCAATAAAATTCCACCATGAAAGATCTGTGCGGAATGCAAATTCATTTAGCCACGAACCGGTAATAAAAAAACTGATCGGCAGCGCTGCCAGGATTGAGACCACTACAATCTTTGTGAAATCACGTGGTAACCCTATTTTTTAATTTTAAAATTATATCACCCTTTCACTAACTTCACTTGTGGACTATAAAACTTTCGACCCCTCTGACGAATTAACAGCATTCATCAAATGTTTCTGGACATTGGAGGCTCCTCAGGAAGTTGAACCTGAGAAGCAACGAATCGTTCCTGATGGATGCATGGAAATGATCTTTCACTACGGAAATCTCTTCAGGCAGTACAACGGTTCTGAAAATTTTATACAACCACGATGCTTCGTTTTTGGGCAGATCACAAGTCCTCTCGACATCGAACCTACTGGAGCAACTTCCATTTTTGCGGTTCGATTTTTTCCTGATGGGTTTACTCCGTTCGCAACTATGCCCTTAATAAAAATGGAAAACCGGCCTGTAGCCTTGTCTGAGTTGTATGGTGAAGAAGGAGTTATTCTTGAGCAAGAAATGATGAGTCTATTGTCAAATGAGGAGAGAATACAAATCCTGGAAAATTTCTTTTTAAAGAAACTGGTGACACCTGATGCGATTGATCGGCTCGTCAAGTCCAGCATTGAAACGATCATAGATCTCAATGGAAATCTTTCTGTGGGTGAACTATCGGATCAATTGAATATTAACCGTCGCCAGCTGGAGAGGAAATTTCACTCGGTCATTGGATTGAGTCCAAAGCAGCTTTCCAAGATTGTAAGGTTGCAATCAAGTCTTAAAATGCTGGCGAATAAAGACTCGGTTAATCTTGGTGAGGTAGCACTGGAAAGTAATTTCTACGATCAGTCACATTTTATCAAAGATTTTAAAGAGTTCACCGGAATGAATCCAGGTAATTTCTATGCAAATAATCTTAAAATGTCATCACTATTTTCCAGTGCAGAATAGTGTTGTCGCAATTTTACAATTTTCTTTCAGGTGACTTTCCCATCTTTGCTTCATCACGCAAAAACAATCAAATGAAAACACTACTGTCCCTGGCTATTATTATCCTTTGCTTCAATGCCTGTTCCAGGAAAGCAAACGAATCACAGGTTAAATCGTATGCAAATCTTGAAAAAGCAAACTGGCTGCTGGGAAAATGGGGTAACAATGCCGGGGGCGCAGTGATCACTGAAACATGGAAGACCCGGAATGATTCAACATTCTCAGGTGCGAGTTACGCCGTGGTGGGTAGCGATACAGTTTCTTCAGAAACAATAAGCCTTGCTCAAATCGGCTCTGACGTATTTTATATCCCTTTAGTAAAAGGTCAGAATGATGGAAAAGGAATAAAATTCAAGCTAACCTCTTCAGCGAATGATCAGCTCGTTTTCGAAAATCCAGAGCACGATTTTCCACAGAAAATATCTTACTCAAAAATTTCGGCCGATTCGCTGATGGCGGAGATATCAGGAATGATTAAAGGAGAAGCACGTTCTGAGAAATTCCCACTTGGGAGAGTAAGAAACTAGAAAAACGCATTCAGGGGATTCCCTAAGGAAAAGCAAAAATTTCAATGACCACTGGTCATAAGTCGTAAAGCATTGCAATCATAATTTTCTACATTCGTAGAGACCTGAAAATTATGATAAAATACTTCGCGCCTGCTCTGTTGCTTATTTTGTCAAGCTCTGTTAGCATGCTTGCTCAAAAAGCAAAAACCTCAATTGATCCACCAGCATTGAGCGCAATTCTTGAAACCGATCTCAAAAAAGATCTTTACGAAATGGCTGATCCACATTTCAAGGGACGTGCGGGTGGCACAATCGATGAAATTAAATCAGCAGTCTGGTTTGCAAAAAAAATGCAAGAAGCGGGGCTGGAGCCTGCAGGCGACGACGGCACCTATCTTCAGTTTTTTTCCCTTTGGCGAAATAAAATCTCATCCTCTTCAACCGTTAGCATTGGTGATCATTCATTAAAGCTTTGGAAAGATGTACTTGTGGCCCAGACAGCTCCGGCGAATGTTACCGCGCCAGTGGTCTTTCTTGGAAAAGCAGGGCAACCTAATGCATCTATTGATGTAAAAGGCAAGGCGGTGGTGATCGAAGCCTCAAGAGATGGCATTGTGTTCAGATCACTACCGGAATGGCGATACAGTCGCGAAATGATGGTAAAGTATGGTAACGACTTATTTACCCGTGGTGCTGCAGCGGTGATTTTTATAGCTGATGAATTCGGTGAACACAGTTGGGAATACGCGATGCATAATTTCAACAATGGTACATATGATCTTGAAGGAGGACCCAATGCCATCATTAAGTCCAAGCCTCCTGTATTCTGGTTGCATTCCAGCGCGCTTACCTGGATCAAACAGGAAGGGCTGACATTAAAAACAAATATTATGCTGGATAGCTTCACATATCCTTCTGTGAATATTGTTGGAAAGACTATGGGTAAAGATCCCGTTCTTTCTAAAGAATACGTTTTGCTGAGCGGACACCCTGACGCTCATGGTATACGGAATATCATTGGCAATGATTCTATTTATTACGGAGCGGACGACAATGCAAGTGTGAATGTTGCCATGCTTGCGGTCATGCGTGCTTTGAAAAAAGTCCCTGGAAAACGTTCTGCATTGATTGTCATTCATGGCGCTGAAGAACGCGGCTTATTGGGATCAAGATGGTATTCAGCTCATCCTACAGTTCCAAAAGAATCGATCGTTGCAGTATTGAATGGAGATATGATCGGTCGGAACCATCCTGACAGTGCTGCCGTAATGGGCGTTCAGTCACCACACAAAAATTCATCAGAGCTTGCAAAGATGGCACTGGATGCAAATCAGGAGGGGCCGAAATTCAAGCTCGACACGTTGTGGGACAAGCCTACACATCCTGAAGTCTGGTATTTCAGAAGTGATCACCTTCCCTATGCCAGATTGGGAATTCCTTCACTTATGTACTCTACACTCCTTCATAAAGAATACCATACTCCTCAGGATAATGCTCAGAATATCAATTATTCAAAGTTGAAGAAGATGACAGACTGGATCTATCGTACTGCCTGGAAGGTTTCAAACACAGATAAGCGTCCTGCTGCAGATCCGAATTTCAAGTTGGAGCGTTAAGAGCAACACTTCTATCTACACATTTTCGTAAAGCATCGACAAGAGGTTCGTGCTGGCAATTTTTTGCAAAAAGGTCGCGTTAAGGGCTTATATACTTGCAAAAGATTCCAGAACCAAATCGAACCAAAATGAAAACCATTGTCAAAATCAAACGTCGCTTTCCTTTGTGGGGAACAGGCGCGCCTACAATCATTCTTCTGATACTTGTTTCAATGTGGTTATGAAGGTGGAACCATTGGACCTGGATGATTTAGTTAGTTTGGGTAGTTAGAGGTTGGGTTTGTGCAGTTGGTTGGATCGCGACAATGTGAGGGGGTGATTGCGTCAAGGGCGGGTATTGTGTAAATACTTTGTCGGAATCAGCACCATACATTGTCGCTTTATTGTATCAGGATATCCTGTGTTACAGGTAGATTTGTATTGTTAATCAGAAAACAAACAATAACCAATACTAACCTATGGAAAACTCATCTCAACCTATCTCTGGAAAGGCACTCTGGACAGGCCGCATCATCTGTGGATTACTTATTCTTTTTCTCCTGCTTGATTCTATCATGAAAATCATAATGCATCCTGAAGCTGTTAAAGGATCATTAAATCTTGGCTGGCCGGAGCAAGCCATTCAACCCATTGGAATCGTTTTATTAATCAGCACTATACTTTATGCAATTCCCAGAACAGCGATTATTGGAGCAATACTATTGACAGGGTACCTGGGTGGTGCAATCTCCATCATGGTCAGAGTATCTGAGCCCTACTATTTTCCATTGATCTTCGGAATACTTACCTGGGTCGGACTAGGTCTTATTAATACGAAGCTTCGGGGAGTATTTTCTTCCAAAAGCTGATCGTGCAGGAACAGAAACTGAGAAGCCGGACTTACCTCCGGCTTTTTTTATATCTCATACATTAGTTTACTAAATTGTGACATGACTGATCACTCCCTGATCCTAAAAAATATCCGTAAGCACATAGAGCTTGATAAAAAAGAGCTTGAATTTTTCACCTCTCTCCTCTCAGGAAGAGAAGTTCTCAAAAAGGAAATGATCCTCGAGGAAGGAAAGGATTGCAATTATCTTCACTATGTCCATAGCGGTGCATTTCGTGCATATGCTCTTGATCAAAATGCTAATGAGAGGATAGTGATGTTTGCTCTCAATGACTGGTGGGTCACCGACATGCATGCCTTTGTTAATGAAAAGCCTTCAATGCTGAACATACAAGCCATGGAGGATAGCACCATTCTTCAATTACGAAAGTCTGATCTGGAAAAATTATACAAGGGTGTTCCCAAGTTTGAAAGGTTTTTCAGAGTGCTTATGCAAAATTCCTACATCCGCGAACAAATGCGGGTGATTCAAAACCTAACGATTCCGGCTGAAGAGAGATACATTAACTTTATTGCCAAATATCCTCAGGTGGTACAGCGCGCTCCCCTAAAACAGATCGCTTCGTACCTGGGAGTAACACCTCAGTTCCTGAGTGTGATACGGGCGCGCAAGAGGAAATAAAATTGCATTTTACAAGCCGTAAGTTTTATTAATCTACATTAACTCTTGCCACCAGCGTCTCAATTACTTTTGTCATGTAAACAAACTCGCACATCATGCTTATCCTTATTGCAGGGCCATATCGAAGTGGAACAAATGATCAACCGGAATTAATGGAGAAAAATTTAAGGCAACTGGAAGAAGTTGCCCTGCCTCTATTTCGCGCGGGGCATATTCCAATGATCGGTGAATGGGTTGCGTTACCACTCATGCGCGTTGGAGGAATGAAGAGAATCGGTGATGATGTTTATAATGAAGTTGCCTATCCAGTTGCTGAAAGATTACTTACAAAGTGTGATGCCGTTCTCCGCCTTGAAGGTGAATCAAAGGGTGCTGATGAGGATGTCAGAATTGCAAAAGAGAGAGGCTTAAAAGTCTTTTATAAGCTGGAGGATATCCTTAGAGAAAACAAATCTCTGTGAGGGCTTTGATCCAGTTCTGAGATAGATGCCTGATGTCATAAACCCACGGGTTACGATACTCAGTTCAGGGATACATTTGGGAGGGTTACCTAAGCAGTACTATGTTCCGACTATGTTCTAACTATGTTCCAACTAGGTTCCGACTATGTTCTTACTAGGTTCTAACTATGTTCCGACTATGTTGAAACTAGGTTCAGAAAGAGCTGATTTCTGGCAATTTCAATTCAGATCCACTTTCAAAACACTCAAATTACATTCCAAAACAAGCAAATTTCACAATCCCCTCTAATTTTTATAGAAAGCTATGAAGTTGGGAATAGAAAATATTCATGTTTAGTTAATCTTTGAGGAACACGGATTAGAGTCAACGGACCCATATCCCAATCAAATCGGCGCGGAAATTTTTCTACATTGTTTAATTGTGAATAAATTTTGTGGATAGAATTGCTAATTGCCTTGGTTCTAAGATCAAAACTGCACTCCCGGTTTTAGTTCTCATTTAATCCATTCTGATTAAAAACAGACCAAATGCTTTCAATGGCACAATTTTTCTGTCAATAAATTAAAACAATCCCATTATGAAAAAGATCTTAATCGTTGCAATCTTCGGTCTTTTGATCAGCGCCTCCACTCTAAAAGCTCAAGACACAACTCGCATAAAGCAAAATGAGACACTTGCAGGGTGGACAAAAGTAAAATCTTCGGAAGTACCTGCAGCATTGCGTCAGGAGTTATCCAAGGCAGTATATAGTGGATGGGAAAATTCTACTCTTTACAGAAATGCATCCTCTGACAAATATTTTGTAAAGATCAAGAATGAAAATGGCCAGACATCCACCTATTACTTTGACGCCAGTGGAAAGCCAACAAAGCCTTAATTACCTATAGATATTTGACCCACGTAACATCTTTATTCTTCGCCTTATACTCTCCATACCATTTGCATACAGGGTATAAGAAAATAACAACACACATCCATATTAAGTAAATCATTCCCAGACCCACACCACTGGCGACATCTTTTGGTCGCCCGAAAGTAGATGCACTGAAATCAAAGTCTGTCCAGGCAAATCCCTGAATGAAAAGCACTCCTAATAAAATGATGTGAATCAAATAGAAATGCACGATGAAATAAAACAGTGGAACCTTTCCAAAAACTGTGACAGCTCGCGTCAATCCATTATTGACATCATCGGTAAAGGCAAAAAGCATGAACATGATGCCAAGCATCAGCAAGACAAATAACAGTGAAGGCGGATACTTGGTAACATTGATAAACGAAAGAAACGTAAACCAGAAATCCTTCTGAGAAGTCCATGGATTATCTCCATAAACATTTATGATTCTAAGAATTATAAAAACCATAAGGAAAGAGAGCCCAACTTTTAAGAACAATCCTCTCCTGATCAGGAAAGGTGAATCAAAAAAGTTTCCACACGAAAAACCTATCAGCATAATTCCCAGCCAGGGGATTGGCGGATAACCTATTATAAGGAGTGTTTGTTGTGTGATCGGGAAAGCCGCAGGTCCGAACAAGGGAGAAATAATATTTCTCAATGGAAAATCCGGAGCCAGCGATAAAAGATTGTGACCAAAGACAATGATCAATCCAATCGCGCCTACCATCCTGGGAGAAGCTTTTAATAACATTGCCAGAGCCAGAAGTCCGAAGCCAATTGCCCCAATTACCAGAAATGAAAAAATATGGAAACGAATATCAAACCATAATCCGAATGTTACGATCGTGAGCTCTACAATGATAAGCCACACTCCTCTTTTAAGTAAAAATGAGCGGGTCTCTTCCAATCCACTTTTTTGCAGATACAGAAATACAGAAGCACCTGAAAGAAAAACAAAAGTTGGAGCGCATAGGTGGGTAATCCACCGCGTTAAAAACATAATGATGGAGGTACTGGATAGATCGGTTGGATTCTGGGTCAAGGAATCAACATGAATAAGATCGCGGGTATGATCGAGTGCCATGATGATCATGACAAACCCCCGGACGAAATCGATGCTGCTGATCCTGTTCATATTTTATTCTTCAGGGCACATTCCTGTAAAATAAAAATTAGTACGCACTAATCAAGGCTAAATTCCGTCAGCGGAAATTAGAATTTCTCCTGAAACCTATTCTACAGTCGTTCCGAGGTAAAAATTTACAAGAAGCTTTTGATTTTTTTGCAGGGTTTACCTGCACTTCCTCTACTAACTGGGACATGGATTTTTGTAGGTCTGGCATCTTAGCTTATAGGTACCAGGGTCAACAATAATCTGGTAATAACCCAAACCATTAGCATTTGCAGTATTACTGGAATTGTCTATCCACACCTCCGCATCTGGCACATACATATCCGGATCATGATTATAATAGACACGGATTTTGATGATCACCGAATATATACAATTAACATCTATCACGATGAATCTCAAGATTAACTTTTCTTTAATGGTTGGGTCAAGTGTATCTTACAGCATTTATGTCAGGACAGAAAGTTGTTTTTATTCTATTGCTTATTGCAGGAGGTGCCCGGGCACAAAATTCCGATTCCCTGACGCACGGAAAATTTCTCACTATGGTCAATTTCAACAGAGATCAAAGCTATGTGAGTTTTGGCAGTGGGCTCGGTAATCAGCGCCCTTTAATCTTTGAAGGAAAGCTTTCTCCTTCTTATTTCGTATCAAGCCGACAGAAGAATTGGGCGATGGTGATGAATCCTCAAGTGCAGATCAGAATGCTTGATGAGAAGTCTGTTCCGATCCAGGTACCCAGTTATCGGTTCTATCTCACTTACTACCATAGCATTAAATTCTGGAAGAATTCATTTTTATCCAAAATCTTATACGAGGACGCGATCTGGTTTGCTTCAATATCGCATCACTCAAACGGCCAAAGTGGAAGCTTTTACTCCAACGACACTACTAAAACTATTGACCTGATCTCTGGTAATTTTTCTGTCAACTTTATCCAACTTGGAACTTCGACTTTCACACTTAATCCACTTAGTACAGATTATTTTTCTTTAAAGGAAGTTAAAGTCTATACTGAAATATACCCTTCGAGCTGGGCTGACACCAATCTCAATAAGAATTATGGGTTCTACAGACTGTTTGGGTCACTGGGATTTGCAGGACCATTTCGCAAAGAGAAGAAAGACTGGCTGAATCGCTGGCTTCAGAATTCAAGCATCGAGTTGAAGGGTGGTTGGATCTTTGGACAATACCGGGGATATGACCCTGTTGACATCGATAAAAGATTTATTCTCGACGTTAGTTATAAATACTATCCACCATGGTTTGATGAAGTGGCCTTCTTTGTGAGATTTTATAAAGGCCAGGATTATTACAATATCTATTATGAAAAGCAATTGATGAATTGCACCATTGGCATCACTTCAAATACTATTAAGCTTTCTAATGCAATTAAATACCTGGGAAACAGGAAATTGAAGATTCAAAAATTGAAAACGGGCAACGAAGGAGAATGATTATTTTAATCTCGCAATCATTTCTATTTCAACAAGAAAATCAGGATTTACAAGAGAATAAACTCCCACCAGAGTACTGGCGGGAGGATTACTATCAACATTAATATAATTCTTCCGGACCTCACGCAGGATCACTACATCTTCAGGCTTGCAGTTCACAACATAATAATTTGTCTTGATAACATCTTCAAATGTTAAGCCTGCTGAAGCAAGACAAGTTTTCAGATTTTCAAAAACCTGGATTAATTGTGTCCTTAAATCCCCTTTTCCAATGACTTCACCTTTTGTATTCACTGATACCTGTCCCGAGATATAAACAGTGCCTCCTGAAACCACGACATGACTGAAGCCATTGGGCTTATTAACTCCTTCAGGATTGATAAACCTTTTCTCCTTTCCTTGTGAAAAAGCAGCAAACGAACAAAGTCCGATAACAATAAAAGCCCGAATGAATTTAGTCGACATCAACGTGGTTGACAGGAATAAGATTGACATTAAATTTCTTAACAATCATGTTCATAATGGGATCATTCTTGATCTTTAAGAGAATGCGGGACGTTTGCTGAGCATCATATCCCATAACCATCTGATCGGTAAGTCCCAGATGCTTCACCGCATAGAAAAATCCTGCAATCACATATGGACCGAATGGAGTGTATGGAATATCAAATGAACTGCCGGTCATATTGAAAACAGTATTAGGCATATAATCTCCCTTATTATCAATTCCCTTCTTCTTTAAATAAAATTCAGCAGCAAGATTTCTTGAAGATTGTCTTGGATCGGTCATGCACAATAATCCCGCCATCGGCTTTTGCTTTTGAGATTGATTGATCAGCAACTCTCTTTTGGTACGCTCGTTGAGTGAGTGATTGCGGATATATAACTGGACTGAATCCCAGAACGGAACTGCCGGATCACCGTCATCAACCCTGATAAGAGAGTGGATAGAGTAATCCATGATACCACAGGTAATTTTTATGTCCAGTACTTTTAATTCAGAATCATTGTCGATTGCTTTTTCCAGCAATGTCCGCTGATGGCGTGGATGTGTCCTTAAAAGATCGATACTGAATATCCAGTCACCGGCAAGATATCCGTCATAGGCATAGTGCTCCTTTAGCAGCAGCTTGATCTTTGTGTCATTGTCGATGACAACATTTACACCCTCCAGTTCGATTTCCGGTTTCTCCTCCACAATCATTTTTTCGATTTCAATACCCACTGCAGAGGCCCCTAACATACCACAGTTAAGAGGCGATCCCTGAACCACGTGAAGATCATGGACGTGACTAACGTAGTCATCATTAGAATCTTCCGTAAGGTGAGCATGGGTTTGAATGTGCACAAAATAATTTATGGGCATCTCACCGGATATAGTTCGCTGAGCCTGCTCAACCGTTCTCTTGATATCCATTACTACGTCTGGGGTAACAAAAGAACCAGCAGCACGAACAACATGATACTCTATATCGATTCCTCTTCCTTCGAATTCGTTGGTAATGGTTTCGACAGCATCGAGCTGTACCTGACTCAGGTCACGGGCGTCAGCGCAGCCAATAAGGATATGAACTTGCTTTTCAGTAAACATGATGTGGGGTTTAAAGTAGGAGGCACAAAATAAATATTTGAAAACGAAAAGCGAAATGTTTTTTGTCCAAATGACCTCTTTTAATACCCCTGAAAATTCCTTACGCACTTTGAAATGGGTTTTGAGCATTCCTGGGAATGGATTCATAACTTTATTACAAATAGTCCTTATGAAACAACACCTCCTCCATGATGAGATATTAAAACTGATCAGGAAAAATTCAGGTAAGCCGACACAACACACCTTTCTGGATAGCTATCTGGGCAACTCTCATCCACGTTATCCTATCAATGCGCCGACATTAAGAAAAATATCAAAGGACTGGATGAAGGCTCATCGCGATCTGTCAACTGAAAATTTTCAAAAGCTTCTTCTGAGTCTTGTTAAGGGCAAATCATCGACAGAGAAAGTGATGGTAGGCGCATTGCTGGATGACTCAACGCTGGAGCAAAGAAGATTCAATCCGGAAGTGTTTGATCAATTTTTAGATCACCTGGAAGGTTGGGCAGAAGTTGATTCAGTTTGCACTGGCGCTTATACGAAAACGGAAATCCCACGGGACTGGAAGCACTGGAAGAAACTTCTTACACAATTTTCTAAGAGCAAGAACATTCAGAAACGCAGAGCATCGCTTGTATTTCTATGCTCTCCTATCAGAATAGAAAAGAATGCCGAGCTTCTGCGGATAGCACTCAAAAATATTGACAAGCTTAAAGCTGAAAAAGAAATTCTGATCACAAAAGCCATTTCGTGGCTGTTGAGAAGTGCAGTGACCAAACATTCGGAGGAAATCAGAGAATATTTATTGTTTAATAAGGAGACCTTACCAAAGATTGCGGTTCGGGAAACAATAGCAAAGCTGGAGACAGGAAGGAAGACAAAGAAATTAAGAATGAGCTAAGAGTTAAACATAAACTTTCACAAGCAATAATATCAGTATCTTTAAGAGAATAGATTTAAAAAACATGAAAAAATTAATTGTTCTATGTTGCATTGCCGGAGCAATGATTGGCTGCAATGGAAAAAAGCAAGAAGCAAAACGCATTGCCGATAGTATTCGGATGGATAGCCTTGCAAGAGCAACGGAGCCAGCTATCTCCACACTGGCTTTTGGAACGTTGCCCGGCTATAGCGCAAAAAATACAGTTGCCTTAGCTGATTCTGTCAATTTCTTTTTATTGATGAATCAGGAAGACGTTGACAGCAAGTTTACACTCGATCAGACGAATGCCAGCGAACTAGACAAGCCTGATTTCGTTATCAACTTCAATATTGGGGTTGTTTGTCAACCAACACAACTAGCCACAACCATTACAATTGACAAGGTAGAGGTGGCCGCCGATATCAATGTTTATATCAACATTGAACATG includes these proteins:
- a CDS encoding M28 family peptidase, with protein sequence MIKYFAPALLLILSSSVSMLAQKAKTSIDPPALSAILETDLKKDLYEMADPHFKGRAGGTIDEIKSAVWFAKKMQEAGLEPAGDDGTYLQFFSLWRNKISSSSTVSIGDHSLKLWKDVLVAQTAPANVTAPVVFLGKAGQPNASIDVKGKAVVIEASRDGIVFRSLPEWRYSREMMVKYGNDLFTRGAAAVIFIADEFGEHSWEYAMHNFNNGTYDLEGGPNAIIKSKPPVFWLHSSALTWIKQEGLTLKTNIMLDSFTYPSVNIVGKTMGKDPVLSKEYVLLSGHPDAHGIRNIIGNDSIYYGADDNASVNVAMLAVMRALKKVPGKRSALIVIHGAEERGLLGSRWYSAHPTVPKESIVAVLNGDMIGRNHPDSAAVMGVQSPHKNSSELAKMALDANQEGPKFKLDTLWDKPTHPEVWYFRSDHLPYARLGIPSLMYSTLLHKEYHTPQDNAQNINYSKLKKMTDWIYRTAWKVSNTDKRPAADPNFKLER
- a CDS encoding Crp/Fnr family transcriptional regulator, encoding MTDHSLILKNIRKHIELDKKELEFFTSLLSGREVLKKEMILEEGKDCNYLHYVHSGAFRAYALDQNANERIVMFALNDWWVTDMHAFVNEKPSMLNIQAMEDSTILQLRKSDLEKLYKGVPKFERFFRVLMQNSYIREQMRVIQNLTIPAEERYINFIAKYPQVVQRAPLKQIASYLGVTPQFLSVIRARKRK
- a CDS encoding DoxX family protein yields the protein MENSSQPISGKALWTGRIICGLLILFLLLDSIMKIIMHPEAVKGSLNLGWPEQAIQPIGIVLLISTILYAIPRTAIIGAILLTGYLGGAISIMVRVSEPYYFPLIFGILTWVGLGLINTKLRGVFSSKS
- a CDS encoding AraC family transcriptional regulator, whose product is MDYKTFDPSDELTAFIKCFWTLEAPQEVEPEKQRIVPDGCMEMIFHYGNLFRQYNGSENFIQPRCFVFGQITSPLDIEPTGATSIFAVRFFPDGFTPFATMPLIKMENRPVALSELYGEEGVILEQEMMSLLSNEERIQILENFFLKKLVTPDAIDRLVKSSIETIIDLNGNLSVGELSDQLNINRRQLERKFHSVIGLSPKQLSKIVRLQSSLKMLANKDSVNLGEVALESNFYDQSHFIKDFKEFTGMNPGNFYANNLKMSSLFSSAE
- a CDS encoding DNA alkylation repair protein, whose translation is MKQHLLHDEILKLIRKNSGKPTQHTFLDSYLGNSHPRYPINAPTLRKISKDWMKAHRDLSTENFQKLLLSLVKGKSSTEKVMVGALLDDSTLEQRRFNPEVFDQFLDHLEGWAEVDSVCTGAYTKTEIPRDWKHWKKLLTQFSKSKNIQKRRASLVFLCSPIRIEKNAELLRIALKNIDKLKAEKEILITKAISWLLRSAVTKHSEEIREYLLFNKETLPKIAVRETIAKLETGRKTKKLRMS
- a CDS encoding RidA family protein — encoded protein: MSTKFIRAFIVIGLCSFAAFSQGKEKRFINPEGVNKPNGFSHVVVSGGTVYISGQVSVNTKGEVIGKGDLRTQLIQVFENLKTCLASAGLTFEDVIKTNYYVVNCKPEDVVILREVRKNYINVDSNPPASTLVGVYSLVNPDFLVEIEMIARLK
- a CDS encoding DUF4406 domain-containing protein, which produces MLILIAGPYRSGTNDQPELMEKNLRQLEEVALPLFRAGHIPMIGEWVALPLMRVGGMKRIGDDVYNEVAYPVAERLLTKCDAVLRLEGESKGADEDVRIAKERGLKVFYKLEDILRENKSL
- a CDS encoding DUF1624 domain-containing protein, whose amino-acid sequence is MNRISSIDFVRGFVMIIMALDHTRDLIHVDSLTQNPTDLSSTSIIMFLTRWITHLCAPTFVFLSGASVFLYLQKSGLEETRSFLLKRGVWLIIVELTIVTFGLWFDIRFHIFSFLVIGAIGFGLLALAMLLKASPRMVGAIGLIIVFGHNLLSLAPDFPLRNIISPLFGPAAFPITQQTLLIIGYPPIPWLGIMLIGFSCGNFFDSPFLIRRGLFLKVGLSFLMVFIILRIINVYGDNPWTSQKDFWFTFLSFINVTKYPPSLLFVLLMLGIMFMLFAFTDDVNNGLTRAVTVFGKVPLFYFIVHFYLIHIILLGVLFIQGFAWTDFDFSASTFGRPKDVASGVGLGMIYLIWMCVVIFLYPVCKWYGEYKAKNKDVTWVKYL